Proteins encoded in a region of the Brassica oleracea var. oleracea cultivar TO1000 unplaced genomic scaffold, BOL UnpScaffold03103, whole genome shotgun sequence genome:
- the LOC106321808 gene encoding polygalacturonase-like, translating to MGVHFGVSTFFVFCLLALSANAREFRITARPGSDITGELSKLFKEACQCVDKSTVLIPKGEFKLGEIEMMGPCKAPIIFVLQGTVRADGNVNGKDFWVAFRRITNFRLNGGGIFDGEGNASWRANNCHKTSLTQCKRLPISIRFDYITDGKVRDITSLDAKNFHINVIGAKNLTFEDIRIVAPDESPNTDGIHVGRSDGIKIINTNIKTGDDCISVGDGMKNLLVERVTCGPGHGISIGSLGLYGHEEDVTGVKVVNCTLRNTDNGVRIKTWPSAACSTTASGIHFENIILQNVSNPILIDQEYCPWNR from the exons ATGGGTGTACATTTTGGAGTATCCacattctttgttttttgtttgttagctTTATCAGCAAACGCTAGAGAATTCAGAATCACTGCTCGTCCAGGTTCTGATATCACCGGC GAATTGTCGAAACTATTCAAGGAGGCATGTCAGTGCGTGGACAAGAGCACCGTTTTGATCCCAAAAGGTGAATTCAAGCTTGGGGAAATAGAGATGATGGGTCCATGCAAAGCTCCTATAATATTTGTTCTTCAAGGCACTGTGAGAGCTGATGGGAACGTTAACGGGAAGGACTTTTGGGTCGCTTTCCGCAGGATTACTAACTTTAGATTGAACGGAGGTGGTATCTTTGACGGTGAAGGTAACGCTTCATGGAGGGCTAATAACTGCCACAAGACGTCATTAACTCAGTGCAAAAGACTCCCTATC AGCATACGGTTTGATTACATAACTGACGGTAAGGTAAGAGACATAACCTCGTTAGATGCAAAGAACTTCCACATTAACGTGATCGGGGCAAAGAACCTGACATTCGAAGACATCAGGATCGTAGCCCCTGATGAGAGTCCCAACACCGATGGAATCCACGTGGGAAGGAGTGACGGAATCAAGATCATCAACACCAACATCAAAACCGGAGATGACTGTATCTCTGTTGGGGACGGGATGAAAAACCTTCTTGTGGAAAGAGTTACATGCGGTCCGGGACACGGAATCAGTATTGGAAGCCTCGGATTATACGGGCACGAGGAAGACGTCACTGGCGTCAAGGTCGTGAACTGCACCCTCAGGAATACTGACAATGGTGTGAGGATCAAGACATGGCCGTCCGCAGCTTGCTCCACGACCGCCTCTGGTATCCATTTCGAGAATATTATTCTCCAGAACGTTAGCAACCCTATCCTCATCGACCAAGAGTACTGCCCCTGGAACCGA